One genomic region from Phycodurus eques isolate BA_2022a chromosome 16, UOR_Pequ_1.1, whole genome shotgun sequence encodes:
- the nupr1b gene encoding nuclear protein 1b — MSHVDVNKLKPSNFEAQYYDRYDFYNLSDKYTEGASRKGRTKKEASDNTNRPNPTGHERKAAEKLQKNKSKA, encoded by the exons ATGAGTCACGTGGACGTCAACAAGTTGAAGCCCAGCAACTTCGAGGCGCAGTACTACGACCGGTACGACTTCTACAACCTCAGCGACAAGTACACAG AGGGGGCGTCGCGCAAGGGCCGCACCAAGAAGGAGGCCAGCGACAACACCAACCGGCCCAACCCCACCGGACACGAGCGCAAGGCCGCCGAGAAACTGcagaagaacaaaagcaaagccTGA